CGTCGAGTCGCTCGTCTACGCCTACACGGAGACCGGCGTCACGATCCTCGAGGCGTCCGCACAGCACGACAAGTGGGAGCTTCGGATGCGATTTACCGACCGTGAGTGTCTCGACGAGTTCCAGTCGTACTGTGCCGACTACGATATTCCGTATCGACTCACACAGCTGTTCGCACGCGCCCATCCGCGCGGAGTCGGACAGTACGGGTTGACCGAAAAGCAACACGAGGCGCTCGTCACCGCGTGGGAGATGGAGTACTTCTCGTCGCCGTCTATCTCGCTCGCAGACATCGCCGAGGAGCTCGACATCACGCAGCAATCACTCTCCAAACGGTTACACCGGGGCCACGAGGCGCTGATCGAGAATACACTCGCCGTCACGCCGCCTACCGAGGAATCGTCGCTCGCCAGGTGACTCGACCGAACCGCCGGGATCAGATCGGATCGATCTCGTAACTTAAAGGACTGATTATACAGACCGACGGCTCAATCCCGCTCATTACGTACGATACGTACCTATGGGACACGGCCCCTCGGAACTCGATGTCGTCTTCGAACTTCTTGCAAACCAACGACGCCGACAGGCTCTTGCCGTGCTCAAGACGGGCGACCGTCAACTGACGCTGAACGACCTGACGAAAGAGATTGCCGTCCAGGAATTCGAGGAGCGGATTACCGACATTCCTAGCGAGGACGTCTACGACATCTTTCTCTCGCTGCAGCACACCCACGTCCCCAAGCTCGCGGCGCTCGAACTCGTCGAGTACGATCGGAAACGGAACATCGTCGAACCGACCGATCAGTTCGAGGCCCTGGAACCCCATCTCTCGATCGCGATGGATCTCGAGCCCGACTTCGGGTCAGGATCCGACAGAGCCGATGCCCGGTGATCCGGCTCAGTGACCGGGCGGCAGCGTCGCAGCCGCGAGCCAGAACTCCTCGATCGATCGCGCGATATCGACGAACTCGCTCGGGTCGACGGGTTTCGTCAGATAGGCGTTTGCGCCCAGTCGGTAGGCCCGCCGCACGTTTTCGGGAGTGGCCGAGCTCGTGAGCATAATCACCGGAATCTCACGGTGGTCGGCATCCGTTTTGATGCTGTCCAGTACCTCCTCGCCTGACAGCTGCGGCAGGTTCAGATCGAGGAGGACGAGGTCCGGACGCGGAGCGTCCTCGTACGGTCCCCGCTGCCGGATGAACTCGAGTGCGTCCCGTCCGTTGGAGACGACGTGGATTCGGTGAGAAATGTCGGCTTCGTCCATCGCCTCCTCGAGCAAGCGGACGTCTCCGGGGTTGTCTTCGACGAGCAGTATCTCCCTCGTCTGGGCGTCTCGATGGCTGAAACCGGTCCCGTGTGCGGTCATCGTTCGCCTCAGTCAACTCCGAATCCGCCGTACCGTCGCGCTCTCCAGGGTACGCTCGCCCAGTGCCCGAAAGCGGACGGATTCTCCCACTTCTCGCCACTTCGCGTTGCGTTCGAGAGAACTCGTTTCCGTCACTCCGATCTCCGCCGGCTCGTTCCAACTGGGAACTGTCCCCTGTCTCGTCATTCACGTCGAGCTATGGACGAATCGCATATAAGAGATCGGTCCAAACAGATTGGTCCGCCCGTCTGTCACGAGAGCTCCGCGTCCAGCGCGCGAATCGTTCCGCGCGTACCGTCCCAGTCGGTTTCGTACTCGAGGGCGATCCGCCGGTCCATGTGCGGTCCGTCGACCACTAGCGTCTCGAACTCGCCGCCTTCCCCGAGGATGTGGACGCCGTACTCCTCGTTGAGCGTCTCGAGCTCCGCGAGGGCGTCCTCGTCTACGGTCCGGCCGATCCACGACTCGTCGAGGCCGTGGGCCGCAACCTGGATGATCCTGATCTCGAAGCCGGCCTCGAGCATCACGTCGGCGAGTTCGCGGGGGTCCTCCTGCCACAGCGGCGCGAACAGTTCGCAGTCGAGGCGGTCACACATCCCCCGAATTCGACTCGTCTGGTACTCGCTCTCGACGGCGCCCGCCGTGACACCTGCGATGCCGCCGGGCAGTTCCGCGTCGAGGTCGGCTAGGGCGGCCTCGAGCGGTTCGAGTTCGTCGTCGCCCTGGACGCTCGAGTCCGCGGCGTCGTCGGCCTCGAAGTCCGCGGGTTCGACGTCGACCAGCGGGATTCCGACGCTCTCGGCCGCCAGTCCGGCCAGCTCGGTCGCGGGGACGTGATACATGTACGAGTCGCCCGCCGGGTGGACGGTGACGAGTCGTTCGACGTTCAGTCCGCGCTCGAGAGCCCGATACAGCGCCCACGCGGAGTCCTTGCCGCCGGAGAACAGGCTGACCCACGCTCCGTCTGCGTCGCTCATACTGACTACTGGCCACACGGGAGTAAAGGGGTGACGAGTTTCGGTCGTCACCGGGACGGGCCGGAACCCGGCTCGTCGTCGGACTCGAGGTCGTCCGTCGAGTCGCCGTCGGACTCGAGGTCGGCCGTCGAACGGAACGCGGACCGCGGCCCGCCGTCGGTGAGCCCCGATTCCGGTTCGCTATCGGCGAGAGCCGTCTCGTCGCTCGCCTCACCGTTCGGTCCGCTGAACGTCGAGGCGATCCTGGCGCCGACGAGGCTCACCACGATCGCACTGACGACGTACAGCGCCAGTCGTTCACCGGCCGTGATGGCGAAGCTGTCGATCGAGAGGACCCCCTGCTCGATCGCGGGCACCAGAACCGAGTCGATGATGCGCTGTTGCTCGAGGAAGTACGCCGAGAAGCCGCGGATCACCAGCCCGACGGCGACGATGATAAAGGGGAGATTGAGATAGGAGCTCCGGATCGGCTCCTCGCGGATGACCTCGTCGAGCAGCCGACCGGCGCTCGCCGTCAGCGCGGCGGCGGCGAGCCAGGGGACGCTGTCGAAGGCGAACTGGACTGCGGGGATCAGGATCCCCGACGGGTCCTCGAGGTTCGAGACGCCGAGCGCGCCGGCGAAGAGCCCGACGAACGTCAATCCTGCCGCGACGACGTAGGTGACGACGGACACCTGTCCGGAGTACAGCGACTCGCGGACCTGGTGTGCGAACCCGGTCATGATCTCGTCGATGTTGAACCCCTTGTAGAGCAGGAAGACCCCGATCACGGTCGTAATCGCGGCTGCCCCCTCGGCGGGACCGACGAACCACGCGAGCATCGGGAACACCAGCAGCGTCAACCCGATCGGTACGAGCACCGTCTGGCGGAGCTCTTCGTCGGCGAGGAACTGCTTGAGCAGGTAGTAGGTGGACTCGATATCTCGAGCCTGGCGGACGACCACGCGGTCGACGGAGTCGACCTGAACGCGACTCTCGACGATCGGCACCAGTCGTTCGTCCTCGGCGCTGTCGATGACGACGACGGCCGAGTCGGGGTCGTGGGTCGCCATGAGGTCGTCTATCTGCCGTGCGACGGACCGGTCGGCCGAGACCATCGACTCTCGGTCCCCCGAGACGACCGCGACGACGACCTCCTCGTTCTCGTCGCGAAGGCTCTGGGCGACGCGCAGGGTCTCGAGCAGGGAGTTGACCCCCGAATCCTCCGGATCTGCGAGACCGACGTCGGTCACGAGCGCACGGATTGCCTCCCAGCCGACGATGGGCGACCGAAGTCCGGTCTTTCGCCCGACGTCGTCGGTCCGGTCGAGACAGACGACCAGCGTTGTCACGGTAGGCGTTCCATTCTGTGCAACGATAAAACCACGGACTCGTTCACCGGTACAGACTGTCCGACGGAAGTCGTTGAGGGGGTTCGACCGCTCGTTCGGTCGGCCCGCTGCAAGTCGTTACGCCCGCCCGTCTCAGAACCGGAGCCGGAACTCCCGGTCGCCGACGACGCTCGCGATTCCGGCGCCGAACGAGTAGGCGAGGCTCCGGGCACCGCCGCCGACGCGAGCCATCAGCGGCCGCTCGGGTTCGAACTTCTCGACGGCCACCGCGTCGACCTCGAGGCGGTCCGCTAGCTCGTCTTCGATCTCGCGCCGGGTACCGAGTTCGTCGACGAGCCCCATCTCGCGGGCCTGCTCGCCGAGGTAGATCCGAGCCTCGGTCTCGCGGACGAACTCGGGATCTACGTCCCGGCCGTCGCTGACGCGTTCGACGAACGTCTCGTAGTAGTCGTCGATCAACCCCTGGAGGTAGGCTCGCTCGCTGTCGTCCATCTCCTTCAGCGGGCTGCCGGCGTCCTTGTACTTCCCCGCGGCGAAGCGCTCGTAGGAGAGGCCGACCTTGTCGGCGAGGTCGCTCGCGTTGACTCGCGAGCCGATGACGCCGATCGACCCCACGATGGAGCCGTCTCGCGCCCAGAGCTCGTCACAGCCGCTGGCGATCCAGTAGCCCCCGCTCGCACAGACGTCGGTCGTATACGCGACCGTCGGCCCCTCGAACCGTTCGGCCGCGAGTTTGATGTCGTCGCTGGGGACGACCTCGCCACCGGGCGTGTTCAGCTTCAGGAGGAGCGCGTCGACGCTGTCGTCCTCGTCCGCCCGGTCGATCTGCTCGACGATATCGTCGGCCGGAGTCGAGCCCGGACTCGAGGGGAACCGTCCGCCGCCGCCGTCCCGGGTGATCGGCCCCTCGACGGCGACTTCGGCGACGTCGTAGCCGGGAAAGAGGCTGTCGGCGATCGAGCCGGCGATCCGAACGCCGAGGACGATCACGGCGAGCGCGACGAGCACGCCGACGAGATCCGCGAGCGTCTCGGGATAGATGACGAACAGTGCAACGCCGATCGCGGCGAACGCCGCGGCGCCGACCGCCACGATGGCGAGTCGGCCGATACCTTCGCTACTGACCACGACAGACACCTCGAGTCATACCTGACGGTGACACTGCGATCCCGTTAAGCGTTGACGGTCGAAGGTCGAACCGGCGGTGACTATCGAGTCGCCGCCCGATAGCGACCCATGAAGGTATCGAACCAACCGAAACGGGTTACACACCGATCGCACGACGGCTGTGCGATCGGGTGTGCACTGACTTTCAGTGGCTACGATAGTCACTCGGCCGTGATGCTACCCGGCGCGTCAGTAGTATCCCCGTCGTCCTCGACCGACTGTTCGGTCTCGCTGGTGTGGGTGACACGCTCGTCAGGCTCGGCCGTCCAGTCCCCGACCCACTCCTGGAGGACGTTCCAGCTATCGCGGACGAACGGAACCGGATCGTCGGGGACCGCGTAGTCGAACCGCGGTTGCCGAACGAGTGAGACGGCGACATCGCGCACGGCAGCCCCGAGCGGCGGTCGCTCGACGAGCGGAAACTCCTTTGTCAGCACGCTGTGGATGTAGCTGAGCTCGCCCCGAAGGAGGTGACCGCCGAGACCAGTCCGGTAGGTCGGTTTGCCTGGAATCGGCTCGTCCATCGCAAGCTGCCAGTAGTAGAAGGGGAAATCGGCACCCGTCTGGACGGAAAACGGCAGCGACGACCAGAACCGCGGATTGATCTCCATCAGTTTGAACTCCTCCGTCTCCGGATCGCGCAGGAACTCGACCATCGCCAGCCCGTGCCACTCGAGTTCGTCGAGCAGCGATCGGCCGGCCTCCTCGAGTTCGGGGATGTACACCGACTCGCGGTAGGCGCTCGGCCCGCCGCAGTACTCCCAGCCGCGCCGTTGACAGTGCTGGAAGGTCGCGACCGGATCGCCGCGGTCGTACAGCGCGAAGAAGCCGTACTCCCTGGAGTCGGGGACGAGTTCCTGGACGAGCGGTACGTGGCCCCGCTTCTCGACGCAGGCGGCTTCGTTCGGCGGCTCTCCGGGCGTCTGGTAGTTCGTCGAGCCGATCTCGCCGCGATCGAACGCGGAGCCGAGATACTCCGGCGCGGCGACCGTGTACCGGGGCTTGACGATGGTTTGGCGCCCCCAGTCGTCCCACTCGTCGAGGAGGGCGGTTTCCGGCGCCGCGACGCCGGCCGCCTCGGCCGCCTCGAAGAGTTCGACGCGATCCTGAACTCGCCGAAGCGTCTCGAAGGTTGGCCAAGGTGTGGCGACTTCCGCTGCGAACGCCTTCCGGTTCCGTGCGAGGGAGTAGACGTCCTCCTCGCGAACCGGGATAATCGTTCTAACGTCGGACCGCTCGGCGATCGAGAGAAGAGCGTCGCCGTAGGCGAGCAGATCGTCGCCTGGATCCGGTAGCTGGACGAACTCGTCGCAGTATCTCGAGAACGCCGCCGGCGTCGTCGTGGTCTCCCCGCCGACGATCGTTCGGACACCGCGTGGACGGAGCGAACGGAGACAGGCGACAGTGCTCGGGGCGTCGATCCCCGGCACGAAAACGGCAGCGTCGTCCCTGGGCTTGTGCATGGGATATGCACCACGGGACGATTGTATTGTTATGGTCGGACTACCGACGAACGACGGTTCGTACGTCAGATTTCGCTTCGTTCTCCGACCTCTAGGTGTCGACTACCGGCGGCCGCACGGTATCGGAACAAAGCGTAGTCGGGTCGTGACGTATCGACGCCTGTGGCTACGGTCAGGCCGGTGATACTGTCGGACAGAACTAGTTGGAGACCGATTGCTCGAACGCGGCCGTCTCCGTCGTCGACGGCCGCCAATTCGCGATCGATTTCCCACTGACTGCTGTCCGGCAGTGTGAAACGCGGCGTCGACCGCTCGACCCGAAAACAAAACGAAAGCTACCGGCAAAAACGAACGGCAGCAGACACAGGTTGACGAATCGAGTTAGAGCAGCCCCGTCTTCTGGAGCTTCATCAGGTCCTCGGTGTCCAGGGTCTCGCCTTCCTTGAACTTCTGATAGATCTCTTCGGCCTCCTCTTTGGCCTCCTCTTTCTTCTTGT
This DNA window, taken from Natronococcus sp. CG52, encodes the following:
- a CDS encoding helix-turn-helix domain-containing protein, whose translation is MSLFGEFHVPAEAFVLHETLRAVPDLVVEVERVVAADEVLTPYFWVSDVDSDTFERAIESDPTVENVRHVDDYDRSMLYRATWTANVESLVYAYTETGVTILEASAQHDKWELRMRFTDRECLDEFQSYCADYDIPYRLTQLFARAHPRGVGQYGLTEKQHEALVTAWEMEYFSSPSISLADIAEELDITQQSLSKRLHRGHEALIENTLAVTPPTEESSLAR
- a CDS encoding DUF7344 domain-containing protein, which translates into the protein MGHGPSELDVVFELLANQRRRQALAVLKTGDRQLTLNDLTKEIAVQEFEERITDIPSEDVYDIFLSLQHTHVPKLAALELVEYDRKRNIVEPTDQFEALEPHLSIAMDLEPDFGSGSDRADAR
- a CDS encoding response regulator, whose protein sequence is MTAHGTGFSHRDAQTREILLVEDNPGDVRLLEEAMDEADISHRIHVVSNGRDALEFIRQRGPYEDAPRPDLVLLDLNLPQLSGEEVLDSIKTDADHREIPVIMLTSSATPENVRRAYRLGANAYLTKPVDPSEFVDIARSIEEFWLAAATLPPGH
- a CDS encoding diphthine--ammonia ligase; translation: MSDADGAWVSLFSGGKDSAWALYRALERGLNVERLVTVHPAGDSYMYHVPATELAGLAAESVGIPLVDVEPADFEADDAADSSVQGDDELEPLEAALADLDAELPGGIAGVTAGAVESEYQTSRIRGMCDRLDCELFAPLWQEDPRELADVMLEAGFEIRIIQVAAHGLDESWIGRTVDEDALAELETLNEEYGVHILGEGGEFETLVVDGPHMDRRIALEYETDWDGTRGTIRALDAELS
- a CDS encoding DUF373 family protein; amino-acid sequence: MTTLVVCLDRTDDVGRKTGLRSPIVGWEAIRALVTDVGLADPEDSGVNSLLETLRVAQSLRDENEEVVVAVVSGDRESMVSADRSVARQIDDLMATHDPDSAVVVIDSAEDERLVPIVESRVQVDSVDRVVVRQARDIESTYYLLKQFLADEELRQTVLVPIGLTLLVFPMLAWFVGPAEGAAAITTVIGVFLLYKGFNIDEIMTGFAHQVRESLYSGQVSVVTYVVAAGLTFVGLFAGALGVSNLEDPSGILIPAVQFAFDSVPWLAAAALTASAGRLLDEVIREEPIRSSYLNLPFIIVAVGLVIRGFSAYFLEQQRIIDSVLVPAIEQGVLSIDSFAITAGERLALYVVSAIVVSLVGARIASTFSGPNGEASDETALADSEPESGLTDGGPRSAFRSTADLESDGDSTDDLESDDEPGSGPSR
- the sppA gene encoding signal peptide peptidase SppA produces the protein MVSSEGIGRLAIVAVGAAAFAAIGVALFVIYPETLADLVGVLVALAVIVLGVRIAGSIADSLFPGYDVAEVAVEGPITRDGGGGRFPSSPGSTPADDIVEQIDRADEDDSVDALLLKLNTPGGEVVPSDDIKLAAERFEGPTVAYTTDVCASGGYWIASGCDELWARDGSIVGSIGVIGSRVNASDLADKVGLSYERFAAGKYKDAGSPLKEMDDSERAYLQGLIDDYYETFVERVSDGRDVDPEFVRETEARIYLGEQAREMGLVDELGTRREIEDELADRLEVDAVAVEKFEPERPLMARVGGGARSLAYSFGAGIASVVGDREFRLRF
- a CDS encoding carboxylate--amine ligase, whose amino-acid sequence is MHKPRDDAAVFVPGIDAPSTVACLRSLRPRGVRTIVGGETTTTPAAFSRYCDEFVQLPDPGDDLLAYGDALLSIAERSDVRTIIPVREEDVYSLARNRKAFAAEVATPWPTFETLRRVQDRVELFEAAEAAGVAAPETALLDEWDDWGRQTIVKPRYTVAAPEYLGSAFDRGEIGSTNYQTPGEPPNEAACVEKRGHVPLVQELVPDSREYGFFALYDRGDPVATFQHCQRRGWEYCGGPSAYRESVYIPELEEAGRSLLDELEWHGLAMVEFLRDPETEEFKLMEINPRFWSSLPFSVQTGADFPFYYWQLAMDEPIPGKPTYRTGLGGHLLRGELSYIHSVLTKEFPLVERPPLGAAVRDVAVSLVRQPRFDYAVPDDPVPFVRDSWNVLQEWVGDWTAEPDERVTHTSETEQSVEDDGDTTDAPGSITAE